Genomic segment of Bacteroidota bacterium:
GGTGGTTTTTACCGGGGAAATTGCGAAATTTACTCCCGGACATTCAAAAGAACAACAAGCGGGTCCCGAAACTATTACACCTGGGTTTGATCAATAACGGCAAGAACCAATCTAAATGAACTGCATTTTTATACACAGTTCGAAGCTGATGCTGAAGGAAATAACGTATACGGTTTCACCATGCCGGACATTAAACGAGTGGAATTTTATGGGACTTGCACATACAAAAAGATCTTCCAAAGCAGTCAGATCTTCAGTAATGTAGTTACACGAAAGAATTAATGGTGAACCAAATGCGCCGCGTTTTTTTAAGAGAAGGTGATGAAATTGAATTCACAACAAAAATTTCGAATTTAACCGATAGCATTTAAACGGAGTTGCACTGCTCAGGAATTATTTATTGCATTAATATGCAACCTGTTGATCTTGCATTTGCAAATAATGGAAAGGAGGTAAGTACCAAATCAATCAAGGAAGTGCAGTTGCAACATGGAAATTAAAAATACCTTCAGGATTTGATACGTTGTTTACAGAGTTAAAGCAAAAGCAGGAAATTTTACCGATGGTGAAGAAAATGCATTACCGGTTTTAACTAACAGAATGCTATATAACAGAAGCATTGCCACTTTGGGTTCGTGGAAATAAGACCGCAAATTTTAATTTTGCCAAATTAATTAATTCTGCAAATTCAAATACAATACGCAATCAAAGTGTTACTTTGGAATATACTTCCAATCCGGCATGGTATGCTGTGCAAGCGTTACCGTATATGATGGAATATCCATACGAATGCGCGGAGCAGGTATTCAGCCGTTATTATGCGAACAGCATTGCATATTTTATTGCGAATTCAGATCCGGAAATAAAAGGATTTTTGAATCCTGGAAAATAATCCGGAATCACTAACCTCGAATCTGGAAAAAAATCAGGAATTAAAATCATTATTGCTCGAAGAAACACCTTAGGTTTTACAGGCGCAAAATGAAACGGAAAGGAAAAACGCGTAGCGCTCTTATTCGATATTAATCGTATGCAAAATGAAATGTCGGCTTGCAATAAATAAATTGGAAAAACTCCAATTGCCAAATGGTGGCTGGCCGGTTTTAAAGGTTCAAGGACGATAGATATATTACACAATATATTGTAACGGACTTGCTCACCTACAACAGCTCGGCATCACTGATGAGAAAAATGAAAACAACATCGATGATATGTTAATCGAGCAGTGAATTATTGCGACAACAGAATAGTGGAGGATTATAATATTCTCGAAGAACGAAAAATAGATAAAATAAATCATTATCCGGATAATTTCACAATACAGTATTTATATGCACGCAGTTATTTTAAATATGCTGTGAGCGATGAACTTGCGGAAGCCAATAAATATTATACCGGTCAATTAAAAAAATTCTGGACCAATTATGCCTTATTCGAAAAAAGGTTTGATCGTGATGGTATTAAATCGTTCGGCAGAAACTCCAACTGCGTTAAATATTACTAAATCGTTAAAAGAATTTAGTTTAAATACCGACGAAATGGGTATGTATTGGAAAGAAAATGCTTACGGTTATTTTGGTATCAGGCACCTATTGAAACTTAAGCATTAATGATAGGTATTTGGTGAAGTTGCAAAAGATGAAAAATCTGTTGAAGATCTGAAAGTATGGTTATTACGTCAAAAACAAACAACAGATTGGAAAACAACCAAAGCTACCGCAGGAAGCCTGTTATGCTTATTATTGCGCGGAGACGGATCTTCTTGCAAATAAAGAACTCGCAATTATTACCGTGGGCAAATTAGTTGTTCAACCAGATAAAGTGGAAGCCGGAACCGGATATTTTAAAACAAATTGGCTGGGGACTGATATTACTCGGATCTTAGTAAAATTAATATCAAACCATCCTCCAAGAATCAATTAAGTTATGGCGCCATGTATTGGCAATATTTTGAGGATATTGATAAAATAACATCCTCTAATAATCAATTACAATTAAATAAAAAATTGTTCCTACAGGAAAATTCCGCAACAGGTCCCGTTTAAAACCTATTGATGAAAATGTGGAATTGGCACGTAGGCGATCTGGCAAAAGTACGCATCGAAATTCGTGTTGACCATGACATGGAATATGTGCATATGGAAAGATATGCGGGCAAGTTGTTTCGAATCGGTAAATGTGTTGAGCGAATATAAATGGCAGGATGGTTTAGGATATTACGAAGCCACAGGCGATGAATGCTAACTTTTTTATCAGTTATTTACGTAAAGGAACCTATGTTTTCGAATACCCGATAAGAGTAACACATAAAGGGAAGTTTCAGCAACGGGATAACCAGTATCCAATGCATGTATCCTTTGAATTTACAAGTCATAGTGAAGGAATTAGGGTTAAAATGTAATAATTACCCTATTCTGACTGTTATTTAAGGAAGACCCATAAATTTATTGCATTCAAAACGGAGATTTTGTCTGTTTTGGATGCTTTTACATTTTCGGTCATTTCACTTTAAGAATAAGGTGAAGGAATATTACCCAATAATTCATAATAACAGTATGAAACTTAAACCCATCACACTAATTGTTCTGGCATTTTTATTCTCCGGTGTTTTTGCCACTACTCTAATAATTTTCAATAACCCTGAAAATAAATGGCGAGGATATGAACAAGAATGGAATACCACCGACTCATTAATAAATCTCCAATTACCGGAATCTGCATTGGTTTTGTTGAAGAGATATATGATCATGCAAAAGCTGAAAATAATGGATCACTATTAATTAAATCGTTAATTTATTTAAGCAAACTCAATATTGCAATGCTCGAGGATGGCGAAATGCAAGCTATAGAACTATTTAAAAGTGAGATAAGAACTGCAAATGCACCGGTAAAAAATATTCTTCAAAGTATGCTGGCAGAAGTTTATGAAAATTATTTATTAGATTATTATTATAGTATTTATAATAACTATGATGACAAAATACAGGAATCAGATATCTCCACCTGGACGACAAAAAAATGAAAGGGAAATTTATGATCTTTATGTATCCTCGATAAAAGACACAGACATATTAAAATCAACGCCTGTTTCAACATACAAAGAAATACTCTGGAAAGTTGCCCGGAATATGAAAAATTAAGGCCTACCTTATATGATATTTTAGCACATAGAGCACTCGACAATTTCCTATCTGAATCAACTTATCTTACTGATCCTGCATATAAATATAGTATATCAGATACAATAGTATTTGCTGACAACCGGAAATTTGCCGAACATAATTTCTATTTTAATGATACTTTATTTGGAAAAGAACTCGGTCTATCGCTATTACAAGACCTCACAAGATTTCATCTAATGGATAAATATCCGGGACCATTAGTTGATCTAGATATTAAAAGATTCAAATTTGCCAAAACAAACAGCAACCACATTTTTAAAGACAGCTTGTATCTCCAATCGCTAAAAACGGAGTTGGAAAAATATAACTGGTTTAATTATTCTCCACATATATCAGCATTAATAGCTGAACAATATTTTAATTATGGGCAAAAAAATATTCCCCCTGGTGAAAATTTTAGCATAGCCTATAAATATTGTACAGATGCAATAAATAGATTTCCCAATGCTATCGGAACAGAAAATTGCAAAAAATTAGCCTCCATTATATCCAAAAAAATCGGGTGCAGTTAAGGTTGAATCTGTTCAAATACCTGATAAACCTTTTAGGATATATTTTGAATATCGGAATGTTGATACTCTGGAATTCGTCTGATTCCTGTTTCCATGAAACAAAACGAAAGTTTGATAACGAAGACGGTGAAAGGCAAATAAAATATGCATCTGAATTACCATATTCAAAAAAATGGAAACAATACGTACCTAATACCGGAGACTTTAATCAATATGGGGTAGAGTTTATGATAGACCCACTTTCTATAGGTTCCTATATTTTGCTGGCTTACGATTCCAGTGAATCGAAAATTTTGTAAGTAGTGTAACCCCTTTTCAGGTTTCGAATCTCTGCCTTGTCTCGAACAATGAAAATGGATATTACGATAATAGTGATGCAGAATCATTTTACGTAGTGGACAGAACATCTGGGCAGCCCATTCCGGATGCAAAAATTGAAACCTACGAAACAAACTATCATTACGTATTCGGTTATTACTCTTTTCACATGAAAGAAAGTTATCGCACTAATACAAATGGAAGATTTACCCTTAAAAGTCCGAAATTGCATTATCGCGATCATCGTGGTATCATCATTACAAAAGGCGGAGATGTTTTAGATTCGCAAACAGAATTTTCTGTTGACAAAAAATACAAACAAAAAGAATATTCTGATATCCAAGCTTATTTATTTACTGATAGGAGCATATATCGTCCTGGTCAGAAAATATTTTTAAGGTATTATTACAGAAGAAACCAGACACACTCCAACAAAAAATATTGATGGGTATGCCCATTAAAGTAAACTTGTTAATTCACAATTCAATAATGTAGAAAGTGTGGAGTTAACAAGTAATGAATTTGGTTCCTTCTCAGGTTCATTTGTTATTCCCCCCGATATACCAACCGGGAGAACAGTTATAAGCACTCAGTATGGAAGTATTATAATTAATATTGAAGAATATAAAAGACCCACATTTGCTGTTATTCATGATCCGGTTGAAAAAGCTTTTGCCGTAAATGAAAATATAACTGTTACTTCTAATGCAATATCCTATTCAGTTAACCCTGTAAGTTTTGGAACTGCTATACACCGTGGAAAGAGAATTATTTGTTTCCCCTTATAAAAATTATTCTTCTATTTATAATTATCCTAAATTTTAGAAGTAGGAACAACCACTACAAATGAAAATGGAATTTTTCCATTTCATTTAATGCGAGTCCGGATTCAACATTACAATATAATAAGTACCGCATTTATAAATACACCATTTCCGGATCAGTTACTGACATAAGTGGAGAAACTAAAAATTTCAAACAAGTTGTTTCCGCAGGTTATATTTCAACACTCATAACTTTTACAATTCCCGATGTAATTATTTCCGGCCAGTTATTTCCAATTGATATATATGCAACCAATCTCAATTATTTTCCCATTGAAGCAAAGGGAAAAATAAGTTTTGCGCCTTTGGAAAGCCCCGGCAGAGTTTTGCGGGAAAGACTTTGGAAAGCACCAGACCAATGGGTAATATCAAAAGAAGATTACATTAAAAATTTTCCAAACGATGTTTACAGCAATGAAGACGATCCAATAAATTGGAAAGAATTACCCAGTGTAAAAGAATATTATTTTAACACCGCAATAAAAAGTGCCGACAGTGTAAGCAGTTCCGGATTAACTCCGGGAATATATAAATGCACATTATCCCATATTGATAAATCAGGAGAGGAATTAAAAACAAGTACGATAGTAAGAGTATTCAGCGAAAAGGAAACCAATTTAGCGATATCTGATAAAATATATTTGGACAAATCTGAAATAATTGTGGAACCTGACACTACGGTTAAATTAAAAATAAATACCACTGCCGAAAATCCTTATTTAATGTGGGACCTAAGTGATATTAATGGCACCGAAAAGTGGGAATATTTGGAAAATAAAAATGAAAGTTCGGTTGAGGTTCAGATCATGGAAAAACATCGGGGAGGCACTTCAGCAGAAGTTTGGTTTATTAAGATAATCGATTTTATCACCAGGAGATCACTTTGAATGTTCCTTGGTCGAACAAAGATCTTTCTATCGAATTAGAAACTTTTCGCGATAAACTGGAACCAGGTAAAACAGAAACCTGGAAAATAAAAATTCGCGGTCCTCAGGGTAATTCCGTTGCTGCAGAACTTTTAGCTTCATATGCGATGCTTCGTTGGATCAGTTTACTGCTCATCAATGGCGTTTTATCAACTGGACAAAATATAATTCCGATAGCTCTTGGCAAGCCGATGCAACAATTAATATTGCCGAACTTTATAATGAACCGAGATATATATCAACCTACTATACTGCCGATCAAATTTATTACAGTGGTATCAATTGGTTTTTGACAAAATGGTGGAGATATTTTGATGGTAATTATCCTTACCATAATAATTCCTATTTTGATATGGAAGATTTGAATCCATATAGAGTAAATATCGGAGATTCGCCAATCAGCAATGACGCAGCAAGTATTCGAATGTATGATGGAGTTGTAGCTGCATCTTATTCCACAGGATTGTGAAAGGAAAAAGGAATATCAGATGATTCCGGGAACACAATCATTATTTGGTCTTAAAAAGAATAATGATCCGTTGTGGGAAATTGATCCACTGATTTATATATATGACAAGGCTAGTAATTTAGAAATAGAACCATTATTGCGACAAAGCAAAGCAAATCCTTTTGCAATTAATGCAGAAGAATCACTAAATAATATTATCAGCAGAAAGAATTTACAAGAAACCGCCTTTTTTTATCCCCAATTACAAACAGATTCTTCCGGATCTGCAATAATAAGTTTTACGGTTCCGGAAGCATTAACCGAATGGAAATTACAATTATTGGCACATACAAAAGATCTTTTACATAAATACTCAGAAGCGACAATAATTACACAAAAGATTTCATGATCTCACCCTACTTTCCAAGGTTTTTACGCGTTGGTGATACCATAAATGTAACGGCAAAAATTCAAAATTTATCAGATAATGAAATATCCGGAGTAGCGCAACTCGAATTGTTGGATGCATTTACCATGCTTCCAGTTGATGCGAAATTTAATAATTCGAAAGAGCCAGTTTCTTTTAATGTAAAAACAAAGGTAAATACAGCGGTAAACTGGCAACTTGTGATTCCGGAAGGAATAAATGCCGTGGTTTATGTTGTAAAAGCAACAAACGGAATTGTAAGTGATGGAGAACAAAACAGCATTTCCGTTTTAACAGATAAAATTTTAATTACGGAAACATTTCCTCTTCGTTCAAAAGCTGAAAAACACAATCATTTTTATTTGCTCCTTATTAAATTCAGGAAATAATACGGATCGGGTAAACAATTCCGTAACACTTGAATATACTAGTAACCCTGCATGGTATGCAGTTCAATCATTGCCTTATTTGCAGGAATATCCTTTTGAATGTGCAGAACAATTGTTCAACAGATATTATTCGAATGCACTGGCAGCATCCATTGTTTTAGCCGATCCTGAAATTGAAAAAATATTTAGAAACTGGGAAAAGATTCCATCTCACTTATTTCCAATATAGAAAAAAATGCAGATCTGAAAAATATTCTGTTGATGGAAAGTCCCTGGGTTTTACAAGCAGCTGAGGAAACCGCCGATAAAAAAAGAGTTGCCAAGTTGTTTAATAAAACGAGTATTCAATTGCGCTTAAATACTACCATGACCTTGCTCAAATTACATCAGCTTCCCAGTGGAGGATTTACCTGGTTTACCGGAGACTTTTTTGCAGATCAATATATTTCGCAATATATACTTGCGGGAATGGCGCATTTACACGCATTAGAAACACCTGTAGTGGTGGATAGAGATTTCAAGTATATGTTATCGAGAACTCTACAGTATTGCAATAGAGAACTATACGACAATTATGAACAATTATTGAAAGATAATAAATACGCGGAAAAAACAGACACAGCATCTTATATTCCCCCATCCCTGATGGTTCAGTATTATTATGCAACAAGTTATTTTACATCTAATTACCTTAATGTAAAAGAACAAATTGCATATGACTTTTATTTGAATCATATAAAAAATTCTGGACAACCTATAATTTATATGAAAAGGCAAGGATCGCGCTGGCATGAAATAGAACCGGTGACAAAAAAACAGCTGGTCTTATTGCGCGTTCATTAAGAGAAAATTCAATATTGAATAAAGAGGGTGGAAGATATTGGAAGGAAAATAAAGGCGGATATTATTGGACTGAAGCGCCGGTGGAAACGCAAGCGATCTTAATAGAAGTATTTGATGAAATTTTAGGAGATATTTATGGAATTGACGAGTTGAAGATCTGGTTGATCCAACAAAAACAAGCAAGTGCATGGAAAACAACCAAAGCCACCGCCGAAGCGTGTTATGCATTATTATATAAAGGCAATACATTAAACGATAAAACAGCACTTGCGGAAATTGCTAGTAGCAAATTCCATTCTCGATCAAAATAATGCCACCGATGCTGCAGGATATTTTAAAAAGATATGGAATGGAGAAACAATAACTCCCCAATTGGGAAATATTTCTATCACCACAACTTCGGGTATAGGAGGATATGGTGCAATGTATTGGCAATATCTCGATAAAATGGAAAATATTTCCGGAACAACATCCGGATTAACGGTCGTGAAACAATTGTATTTACAAAAAATGACCCTAACAGGTATTCAACTCGTTCCCATAGATGAAAAAACCGTATTAAAAGTGGGGGATCTTGTAATTACCAATCTCGAATTTACTGCTGATAGGGAAATGCAATATACATATGCGCGACCTAAGGGCCAGTTGTTTTGAACCATTGAATGTGTTGAGTTCTTATAAATATTTACAAGGTATGGGGTATTACGAAAGTACTGGAGATGCCAGCAGCAATTATTTTATTTCTAAGCTGCCAAAGGGTAAATTTACCGTCGAATATGAAATGCATGTCACCCATAAAGGAAGTTTTAGCAGTGGAATTACACATATTCAATGCATGTATGCGCCGGAGTACACTAGCTACAGTAAAGGGTTTCGGATTGAAGTTCAATAAAAAATGAAAAAAAAAACCCTATAATTTCCAAGATTGGCAAACCTTTTGCAGCTTTAAGAAACTTTAACAATAAATTTTCACCAAAAAACAAAATTATGCATCAGATCAAACAGGTAATTGCAGTATTATTTATCTCTGTATCCTTATTTTCCTGCGCTAAAACCGAAAAGGTTTTGGTTAAACATGACGGAGAATGGAATATTGACAAACAAGTAACCACTACAACCACAGGTGGGGTATCCACAACAGAAACAGATACCGATTACGGTGTTGCTACATTTAATGAGAATGGCACCTTGGTTTTATCACCTACAATGATGGCACTTCCGACACTTTCAGTTGGTCAGTAAATGATGATATTATATCTGTCACTTACGATGCCCTTGCTACAACTGTTGACTACACTATCATCGAAAGCAGCAAAGATTCCCAACATTGGTCAGGTAGTTACAGCGGCGATATTTTTGGAATTCCCTATGTTGTTGATACAGAAATATGGTTTAGCAGCTTGAATTAAAATCAAACTTATAAAAAAAGACCGCTGAGTAGCTTTTGCTATAAAGCGGTTTTTTTTGTTTAAAATCTTTCCTATAATTAATAATTACCGATTTCTTTAATTGCGATTCTTTTTCCCTTATGATAAATAGACGCGAAATACAAACCCTTCGAATATCTCGAGAGTTCAAAGGATGTGATTCCGTCTACTAATTTTTGGACTATAATTTTTTGACCCATAACTGAAACTAATTCAAATACCACATCTTCCATTGCAAGTTCAACAGGCAATTCAAGTAATAGGGTATTATTATAATATTGAATTTGTATAGTATTATTAAGTGAGGAGCTTACAGGTAATGGCACATCCAAATAACGATCGTAATCATAACAAAGTAGATCAGCAAAGTGACCATCGCCAAATCCAAATACAAATGGGGTATAAATTCCTCCCGTTATTAGATCATCCCCATAAATATCTTTTGAAAGTCCAATAAGATCAATATTATATTCAGTTTCCCCTGTTTTAGGAAATTGAATAATGCCAGTCAAATCAATATACTCAGTATGACCATAATAAGTCAACCAATCCATATAATTTTCATTCACCACTCCAACACCATAAGAGGAAATATCGGATTCATCTTCATCTTGTGTAAAGTAAATTTGAAAATATCCTTCATCACTTAAATAATGCATATCAATATTTTCAATATTTAAATGACATGCTTGCAGCCCTGGTTTTATAATATTCATCGGAGTAGATAATGTTAAAACTGCAGATTCACCTACCTTGGGCATTTTCATGAAATATGCTGAATAATAAGAATCCTGAACAAATGTATTCCCATTTATATCAGGTAGGCTAGCCGGCAAATTGAAAATATTATAAACGCCCGGAATAACTGAGCCTCCGGGAATGCTGTAGTATCTCGACGCATCCAACGCAATAGCATCATTCAATGAGAAATTGAGAGTTTCTTCCCGCGTTGGTAATATAAAAATTCTTATTTCTGAATAATCGGGCTCATCGGCATAAAATGCAAAGGCAATGTCACCAATATTTTCGTCATCTAAATTGTCTATCAAACTTGCGTTTTCAGTACTGCCATTTTCGGGTAAAATTTCTTCATTACAAAAAACGGAAGCATCAGGAATTGAATTATATGCAGTAGAAAAAATGGTAAGTGGCGATCCTACATTATAATAACAATCATTAAAAAGATCATGCCCGATAGTATTTATACTTAATCTAACCCATCCATAATGAATATTTGCTCCTATTTGCAATTTTATAGGCAAATATTTATTTACAAAATTATTTCCGGAAATATAAAATACTGCAACCGGAGGAAGAATCATTAAATGAAGTTAATGAGATAATTTCAAATCCGTCGTTGGTCCAGATAAGAGATTCTCCTATCAATTGGTTTGTATTAAAAAAATTAATATTATATGCACTCCAACTATCCGACTCCTCCACACCAATACCAATTACGCAGTCGTTTATATATAATTCAATATCTGCACCAAAGTAATCAAAATCATAGTCAAACTTTACATCATAAATGCCATTGCCATCAATGTCAATTTCGATAGGTTCATCTTCATCTGCAAAGCCCTGCCAATTCATTAACCAGAGATCCGGGTCAAAATCCTCCATTACAATTTGTGACTTTAACCTATCACTTCCCAAAATTGCCGTTGCCAATATCGTATATGCCTGAATGGAAAATTGTTTCTTAATCATGAACATCCAATTAATCTACTAAACTAAAGGTAAATAAAATCAACTACCGGTGTGAATTTACGAAATGCAGCATTTTTTATCCGAATTAACACTTTTATTGTATGAAATGAAATTGGTAACTTCAATATTCGCAGAATAACTAAGGAGATTTGGGCTCCTAATTCCACAAAAGCCGTCTGGACGCCACATAAGACGCAACAAAAATGGTCAGGTTTTAAACAAGAAAACAAATTGTTTATCTTTGACTAAAATCTATACTATGAAACTGACCTCACAATTTTGCGTAGTTATGCTCCTCTCCATAACACTTTTTTCTTGTTCTAAAACAGAAAAAGTGTTGGTTAAACATGCCGGTGGCTGGAATATCGACAAATCCATTACAACAACAACAATGGATGGCACTTCCACTACAACTACAGAATATGATTCAGGTGTTGCCACTTTCGCGGATAATGGAACCGGTATTATAGTTTACAACGGAGGTTTTGCAGAAACATTTAAATGGTCGGTTGCGGAAGATGTGATCACCATTACTTACGACCTCAGCACAACAAGTATTCCATACACTATACTCGACGATAGCGCAAGTGATTATCAGCACTGGTCAGGAACTTATTCCTATTTGTTAGGCCCAATGGAAGTAGTGATCGATTCTGATCTTACATTAAGTGCAATCGGGGATTGATCATTAATAAATATTGATCTTTTGTAATTCTTTTATTTCATTGTTTTGACGAATGGATGCGAAATAAATCCCTTCGGGAAATAAACTAATTTCAATTGTTGTATTTTCCTGTATCAAATCTATCGACATAATTTTCTGTCCGCTTATCGAAACTAATTCCACCTTACTGTTGCCAACCATTTCAATTGGAATATTAATTGTAAGCAAATCGTCGGTATAATAAATTTGTGTTTGTTTAATATCTTTTAGTGGGTATGTAATAAATGATCCCGACTGATCATAACACAATAGATCGCGAAAATAACCATCACCAAGTCCATAAATTACAGGCGTGTATTTAGCACCAACATTTAATGGGTTTCCCCAAATATCTTTATCCAATCCAATCAGGTAAACAAGATACGAGGAAGCTCCTGTTTTTGGAATTTGAATCAATCCGCTTGTATCTACATATGCATAATCATGGTTTTCTAATAATATTTCAATAGTATGTTCATTTGCTAATCCAACTCCATAGGATGATATATCATACTCCTCCTCGTCAGCAGAAAAAGAGACTTGAAAATATCCATCCTGATGCAAATAATTAAATGAAATGTCATCCACTGACATGTCACAATGCTGAGCCTTCGGTTTTAAAATATTTAAAGGCGTAGAAAGTGATAATGTAATATCTTCCCCAACGATCGGAATTTTCATGTAAAAAGCAGAATAATAAATATCCGGATCAAATACATTTCCATTAATGTCGAGAAGCGATTCCGGTAAATGAATGATATTTGGAGAAAGCACCTCAGCTGCAGGAATGGAATAATATCTCGACGCATCGAGCGCCATTGCTTCATTCACAGAAAAATTAATAACATCTTCAACAGAAGGAATTACATAAATTCTTATTTCAGAATAATCGGGAGTAGAACCATAAAATTCTAAGGTGAAATCGTTAAAACTTTGGGCATCAAGATCATCATAAAATCTCACCTCATTTAATGTGACAGATTCTGTCAAAACATTTTCATCGCAAAACACTGGTTCATTGGGAATTGAATTATAGGATACAGAAAAAATGGTAAGCGGAGAACCTGTTTCAGAATAGGAACCGGTAAAAAAATGGGAGCCGAAAGTTTTAATACTAAGGCGCACAAATCCGTAATAGATATCTTCTCCAAATTGCAATTTGAGTGGCAGATATTTATCTACGAAAGGATCCTTCTGATAATTTATACCCCAATTACTACTAAATGATGAAAAGAATGTACTAACAGTAAATATTCCATTACCCTCATTTGCCCAAATATGAGATGCACCAACTTGTTCCCCGAAATCTAAAAATTCGATATTATACGCACTCCAGGAATAATTTTCCTCAACACCAATACTAATTACGCAATCATTTATTTCGAGTTCTATATTACTTTGATAATATTCTAAATAATAGTTAAATACCAGATCATTTATTCCATTACCATCAATATCAATTGTAATAGAATCTTCAACTGTTTGAACTGTCCAATTCATCAAACGCAGATCAGGATCATAATCCTCTGTAATTAATTGTGCATGCAGTTTATCGGCACCCAAGATAGCAACTGCAATTAACGTATAGGATTCAAGTGTAAATGGTTTGGAGCGCATATCTGCTTATATTAAGTAAGATACAAATAAAAATGGAAACTAAAACACATCTTAAGCCTTACTAAATCATTTGACATAAAAATGATACGGGATCAACCCCCTCACTAAAGTAAACTTCACCTTATGTTTTTCTACATTTCCCTGTTCATTAAACAATTCAG
This window contains:
- a CDS encoding T9SS type A sorting domain-containing protein — translated: MRSKPFTLESYTLIAVAILGADKLHAQLITEDYDPDLRLMNWTVQTVEDSITIDIDGNGINDLVFNYYLEYYQSNIELEINDCVISIGVEENYSWSAYNIEFLDFGEQVGASHIWANEGNGIFTVSTFFSSFSSNWGINYQKDPFVDKYLPLKLQFGEDIYYGFVRLSIKTFGSHFFTGSYSETGSPLTIFSVSYNSIPNEPVFCDENVLTESVTLNEVRFYDDLDAQSFNDFTLEFYGSTPDYSEIRIYVIPSVEDVINFSVNEAMALDASRYYSIPAAEVLSPNIIHLPESLLDINGNVFDPDIYYSAFYMKIPIVGEDITLSLSTPLNILKPKAQHCDMSVDDISFNYLHQDGYFQVSFSADEEEYDISSYGVGLANEHTIEILLENHDYAYVDTSGLIQIPKTGASSYLVYLIGLDKDIWGNPLNVGAKYTPVIYGLGDGYFRDLLCYDQSGSFITYPLKDIKQTQIYYTDDLLTINIPIEMVGNSKVELVSISGQKIMSIDLIQENTTIEISLFPEGIYFASIRQNNEIKELQKINIY